One window of bacterium genomic DNA carries:
- a CDS encoding class I SAM-dependent methyltransferase: MGLKKIINGTLRRFGYEIRRTGYRKHASDTMDAGSESTATQEWSQPFDVLRRKWNEVPTSRAKRQKTQSLYKLSDEKLRHEWLSCRTDITTGTQFRHRGWYHALYADSMNGKKVLDVGSGFAIDSITYALHGAKVTFVDIHESNLNVLKRLCAIFEIGDARFCLLENMESLTQLDTDYDVIMAMGSLHHAPVTVIRPEVNELIRHLRIGGRWLQLAYPRTRWEREGSPSFGAWGEMTDGAGTPWAEWYDVDKLLGLFDHAQFEVVLCREFHDSDFIWFDLLYTGNGGA; the protein is encoded by the coding sequence ATGGGACTGAAAAAAATAATAAACGGGACTTTGCGTCGTTTCGGCTATGAAATACGCAGAACAGGGTATCGGAAACACGCATCAGATACAATGGACGCCGGTTCGGAGTCTACAGCGACCCAGGAATGGTCACAGCCGTTCGATGTCCTCCGGAGAAAGTGGAACGAGGTTCCCACAAGCCGCGCCAAACGGCAGAAAACACAAAGTTTATACAAGCTTTCCGATGAAAAACTGCGTCATGAATGGTTGTCATGCCGGACGGATATCACAACGGGCACCCAGTTCCGTCACCGCGGCTGGTACCATGCGCTCTATGCCGACAGCATGAACGGTAAAAAGGTGCTCGATGTTGGAAGCGGTTTTGCCATTGACAGCATCACCTATGCCCTGCATGGCGCAAAGGTGACTTTTGTGGATATCCATGAGAGCAATTTGAATGTACTGAAACGGCTCTGCGCCATCTTTGAAATCGGGGACGCCCGGTTTTGCCTACTCGAAAACATGGAGTCGCTCACACAGCTCGATACGGATTACGATGTGATCATGGCAATGGGGTCGCTTCACCATGCCCCTGTCACGGTTATCAGGCCCGAGGTCAACGAGCTGATCAGGCATCTCAGGATCGGCGGGCGGTGGCTTCAGCTTGCGTACCCCAGGACGCGCTGGGAACGTGAAGGCTCTCCCTCGTTCGGCGCATGGGGCGAGATGACCGACGGCGCCGGGACACCATGGGCGGAATGGTATGACGTCGATAAGCTGCTCGGATTGTTCGATCATGCCCAATTCGAGGTCGTTCTGTGCCGGGAATTTCATGACAGCGATTTTATCTGGTTCGACCTTCTCTATACAGGCAACGGGGGTGCCTGA
- the asnB gene encoding asparagine synthase (glutamine-hydrolyzing) produces MCGIAGALVFKNSNFIVTPAYIMNMRDVMDHRGPDGAGLWIDEKGRFGLGHRRLSIIDLSESATQPMSNENETLWVSFNGEIYNHQEIRAELEAIGGHRWKTDHSDTEVIIHAFEQWGIECLHRFRGMFAIALWDSVKRELWLIRDRIGIKPLYYSIHHGRIVFASEIKALLQDPEQNRAVNEEALYHFLTFITTPAPLTLFEGIGKLAGGTWLKVHEDGRIQENRYWDVWDHTEPLTGVSEDEIAHRIVDELRTTVRYRKVSDVPVGVFLSGGIDSSTNAAFFSEGEKNPVKTFTIGYVGEYQSYKNEGYYAKKMADILGAEHHEKLLTIDDLLDFLPRMVWLQDEPIADPVCIPVYYVSKLARDNGVIVCQVGEGADELFWGYPWWKSPLNAANFSDYFLFPWLKNIGMSFLKDRPIFRNDFKLEWLRRISLGQPIFWGGCDIYSDSQKATILSPRLRQKFKNFSTWEALQPIRKRFEEKAWEKSNLNWMSYADLSVRLPELLLMRVDKMSMGVSLECRVPFLDHKFVELAMSIPEKVKTKNGVTKYILKKAVRGIIPDELIDRPKQGFGVPVYEWFFDRLGEKSRTEMNSFCDKTDFLDKKQISQFLDNGQGVDIWFLLNFALWWKEYIGS; encoded by the coding sequence GTCTGGGGCACAGGAGGCTTTCCATTATCGATCTCTCGGAAAGCGCCACGCAGCCTATGAGCAACGAGAACGAGACGCTCTGGGTATCGTTCAACGGCGAGATATACAACCACCAGGAAATACGCGCCGAGCTCGAAGCGATCGGCGGCCACCGCTGGAAGACCGATCACTCCGATACCGAGGTGATCATCCATGCGTTCGAGCAGTGGGGCATCGAATGTCTCCACCGTTTCAGGGGTATGTTCGCCATAGCGCTCTGGGACTCGGTAAAACGCGAGCTCTGGCTTATCCGTGACCGCATCGGCATCAAGCCGCTCTACTACAGCATCCATCATGGCCGTATCGTCTTCGCCTCCGAGATCAAGGCCCTGCTCCAGGACCCCGAACAGAACCGCGCGGTCAACGAGGAGGCCCTGTATCATTTTCTGACGTTCATCACCACTCCCGCTCCGCTGACCCTGTTCGAGGGCATCGGGAAACTTGCCGGCGGAACATGGCTCAAAGTACATGAGGACGGCCGGATTCAGGAGAACAGGTACTGGGATGTCTGGGATCATACCGAGCCTCTCACCGGAGTCAGCGAGGACGAAATAGCCCATCGCATTGTCGATGAGCTGCGCACGACGGTACGGTACCGCAAGGTGAGCGACGTCCCGGTGGGCGTTTTCCTTTCCGGCGGGATCGATTCGAGCACCAATGCGGCATTTTTCTCGGAGGGCGAAAAGAACCCGGTCAAGACCTTCACCATCGGGTATGTCGGCGAATACCAGAGCTACAAGAACGAAGGCTACTATGCAAAAAAGATGGCTGACATTCTTGGAGCGGAACATCATGAAAAGCTCCTGACCATCGACGATCTCCTCGATTTTCTCCCCCGAATGGTCTGGCTGCAGGACGAGCCGATAGCCGATCCTGTATGTATTCCCGTCTATTATGTATCGAAGCTGGCCAGGGACAACGGCGTCATCGTCTGTCAGGTCGGCGAGGGCGCCGATGAGCTCTTCTGGGGATATCCGTGGTGGAAGAGTCCGCTCAATGCGGCGAATTTCAGCGATTATTTCCTTTTCCCCTGGCTGAAGAATATCGGGATGTCTTTTTTGAAAGACCGGCCCATATTCCGTAATGATTTCAAGCTCGAATGGCTTCGCCGCATATCGCTCGGCCAGCCCATCTTCTGGGGAGGGTGTGACATTTACAGCGACAGTCAGAAAGCCACGATACTGAGCCCGCGCCTGCGGCAGAAATTCAAGAATTTCTCCACATGGGAAGCGCTCCAGCCAATCCGGAAACGGTTCGAAGAAAAAGCATGGGAAAAATCGAACCTGAACTGGATGAGCTATGCCGATCTGAGCGTCCGGCTGCCGGAGCTGCTCCTGATGCGGGTCGACAAGATGAGCATGGGAGTGAGCCTCGAATGCCGTGTGCCGTTTCTCGACCACAAATTCGTGGAGCTCGCCATGAGCATCCCGGAAAAAGTAAAAACGAAGAACGGCGTGACAAAATATATCCTGAAAAAAGCGGTTCGCGGCATCATCCCCGATGAGCTCATCGACCGTCCCAAACAGGGATTCGGAGTGCCTGTGTACGAATGGTTTTTCGACCGTCTCGGGGAAAAATCGAGAACCGAGATGAATTCATTCTGCGACAAAACCGATTTTCTCGACAAAAAACAGATTTCCCAATTTCTGGACAACGGGCAGGGAGTCGATATTTGGTTTTTGCTCAATTTTGCGCTGTGGTGGAAGGAATATATCGGTTCATGA
- a CDS encoding NTP transferase domain-containing protein, producing the protein MKKKSDTPPGSRFTLLESFLLPAGSVTALETGRKNGLLMYGYFQDNRTVSYLVIKGKVNDDIVAYCSEYSPEIYSVLEQCMEKGSLLLDFDHNEAYTPSGKDTRPLTLALLDALGTVAQFPKRTIDASSGIVSVILCGGKGTRMQSKDLHKVCFPIAGRPAINRLIDQLESVGIHEHIVVVGEKGRQVVNEVSEIRDNVAYVFQINQNGTGNAAKQAAHLLKARSFKGNVLVIYGDKVVETSALERLLGNFRESGADLAVMTAEKTFWPDSGRVVFDRKGRPIDIVEKRDIQKMILARRLHTLKREKPKTSPRMLLREILDVIPSLAKAHKMFPGLIEVLEKNTALSFGELNTLVPERDTFYMVDTETGEEAISGEALENTTPAINAAVYLYSADAFIDSLFRIRSDNAQKEEYITDTVRILARDTAQSRKIIPVPVRGQYEVMSFNNPEELLKIEEYYSRKESQPSFENSCFGRIDIKHLNKALRPVDEWLRIFEDLNPEVKAGLAGVYGGDEDVLEERREAYHQALLKYLRVFGKNKPVIIARSPGRVNLMGRHVEHRGGYTNYMTINREVILVAGVREDDVITIHNVDAQNFRPRSFSVGEELSRLPWDDWLNMINSETVSSMIRSSRGDWANYFKAAALRLQEKLKGRLLFGFDGVLSGQIPLAAGLSSSSAVVVSAAEALTFINSLSFVPKEFVDLCGEGEWFVGTRGGSGDHAAMKFGERGNILHMGFHEVRIEDVIPFPEGVSLVILQSHQYAKKSGGAMQIFNEKVATYEIAYEIVRLRFPKFRERLAYFRDIDAGHLCLEPHEIYDILLAIPERVSRKELLGILDNEGKNRMGKVFSTHEEPGGGYEARSVALFGMAEIARAREFARIIKQGDIERAAHLMNISHDGDRVTRLNEKGERVRYDNSAPDSLMRSLRDRLKAGDPGAALHLQPGGYGCSTPLIDEMVDTALTIDGVLGVQLSGAGLGGCIMAFVKNGAVNDFRMKIETLFYAKHGLPQQVLICTPISGSGIFSA; encoded by the coding sequence ATGAAAAAAAAGAGCGATACGCCCCCCGGTTCGCGTTTTACATTGCTGGAATCCTTCCTGCTTCCCGCCGGCTCAGTCACCGCGCTCGAGACGGGGAGAAAAAACGGTCTGCTCATGTACGGATATTTTCAGGATAACCGGACAGTATCATATCTTGTCATCAAAGGGAAAGTCAACGATGATATCGTGGCATATTGTTCGGAATATTCTCCCGAAATATACTCGGTTCTCGAACAGTGCATGGAAAAGGGAAGTCTCCTTCTGGATTTCGACCATAACGAAGCGTACACACCTTCCGGGAAAGACACCCGGCCTCTGACTCTGGCGCTGCTCGATGCGCTGGGAACTGTCGCTCAATTCCCGAAGAGAACGATCGATGCCTCTTCCGGGATCGTCTCCGTTATCCTCTGCGGCGGCAAGGGAACCCGGATGCAGTCGAAAGACCTCCACAAGGTCTGTTTCCCCATTGCCGGACGGCCCGCAATCAACCGTCTTATCGACCAGCTCGAATCGGTGGGAATTCATGAACATATCGTTGTTGTCGGCGAAAAGGGGAGACAGGTGGTGAACGAAGTATCCGAAATCAGGGACAATGTCGCATATGTATTTCAGATAAACCAGAATGGTACCGGCAATGCCGCCAAGCAGGCCGCTCATCTTCTCAAAGCCCGGAGTTTCAAGGGTAATGTGCTGGTTATATACGGCGACAAGGTTGTCGAAACGAGCGCTCTCGAACGGCTGCTCGGTAATTTCAGGGAAAGCGGAGCCGATCTGGCTGTCATGACCGCCGAAAAGACATTCTGGCCGGATTCGGGACGGGTCGTTTTCGACCGTAAAGGACGCCCGATAGACATCGTGGAGAAACGCGACATCCAGAAGATGATCCTTGCCCGAAGGCTTCACACCCTGAAACGTGAAAAACCGAAAACCTCGCCGCGCATGCTGCTCAGGGAAATCCTCGATGTGATTCCCTCGCTTGCGAAAGCTCACAAGATGTTTCCGGGTCTCATCGAGGTTCTTGAAAAGAATACCGCTCTGTCGTTCGGCGAGCTCAATACTCTGGTCCCGGAACGGGATACGTTCTATATGGTTGATACGGAAACCGGCGAGGAAGCAATATCGGGGGAAGCGCTTGAAAATACTACTCCTGCGATCAATGCCGCTGTTTATCTGTACTCAGCGGATGCGTTCATCGATTCTTTGTTCAGGATACGCTCCGATAATGCCCAGAAAGAAGAGTATATCACCGATACAGTCCGGATTCTGGCCCGTGACACCGCGCAATCCCGTAAAATCATCCCGGTTCCCGTCAGGGGGCAGTATGAGGTCATGTCCTTCAACAATCCGGAGGAGCTGTTAAAGATAGAGGAGTATTACAGCAGGAAGGAATCCCAGCCATCGTTTGAAAATTCCTGTTTCGGACGGATCGATATAAAGCATCTCAATAAGGCGCTGAGGCCCGTGGATGAATGGCTCCGTATCTTCGAGGATCTGAATCCAGAGGTGAAAGCCGGTCTTGCCGGTGTGTACGGAGGCGACGAAGATGTGCTGGAGGAACGCCGCGAGGCATATCATCAGGCTCTGCTCAAATATCTCAGGGTATTCGGAAAAAACAAGCCGGTCATCATTGCCCGCAGCCCCGGGCGTGTCAACCTGATGGGCCGTCATGTCGAGCACCGCGGCGGATACACCAACTACATGACCATCAACCGTGAGGTGATCCTTGTCGCCGGGGTCAGGGAAGACGATGTCATCACCATACACAATGTCGATGCGCAGAACTTCAGACCGCGGAGCTTTTCAGTCGGGGAGGAGCTCTCACGGCTTCCATGGGATGACTGGCTCAATATGATAAACTCCGAGACAGTGAGCTCGATGATACGGTCGAGCCGGGGAGACTGGGCAAACTATTTTAAAGCTGCCGCCCTGAGGCTTCAGGAAAAACTCAAAGGCCGGCTGCTCTTCGGTTTCGATGGCGTGCTATCCGGCCAGATACCTCTGGCAGCAGGGCTGAGCTCCTCGTCCGCGGTTGTGGTTTCCGCCGCGGAAGCGCTGACATTTATCAACAGCCTGTCGTTTGTCCCAAAGGAGTTTGTCGACCTCTGCGGTGAGGGGGAGTGGTTTGTCGGAACGAGGGGCGGCAGCGGCGATCATGCCGCGATGAAATTCGGCGAGCGGGGCAATATTCTCCATATGGGATTTCACGAGGTCAGGATCGAGGATGTCATTCCGTTCCCCGAAGGAGTATCGCTCGTGATTCTCCAGTCCCATCAGTATGCGAAAAAATCCGGCGGCGCCATGCAGATATTCAATGAAAAAGTCGCAACATACGAGATTGCTTATGAGATTGTCAGATTACGGTTTCCGAAGTTCAGGGAGCGCCTCGCATACTTCCGTGATATCGATGCCGGGCATCTCTGCCTTGAGCCTCACGAGATATACGATATCCTTCTGGCAATCCCCGAACGTGTCTCCCGTAAAGAGCTCCTTGGGATACTCGACAATGAAGGGAAAAACCGCATGGGGAAAGTATTTTCGACCCATGAAGAGCCCGGGGGCGGTTATGAGGCGAGAAGTGTGGCGCTTTTCGGGATGGCGGAGATAGCCCGTGCCCGGGAGTTCGCCCGCATCATCAAACAGGGTGATATCGAACGGGCGGCTCATCTCATGAACATTTCGCATGACGGTGATCGTGTCACCCGTCTCAACGAGAAGGGTGAGCGGGTCAGGTATGATAATTCCGCCCCCGATTCACTGATGCGGTCACTCCGTGATCGTCTCAAAGCCGGCGATCCGGGCGCGGCGCTCCATCTGCAGCCGGGAGGATACGGGTGTTCGACGCCGTTGATCGATGAGATGGTCGATACCGCCCTGACCATAGACGGTGTCCTCGGAGTCCAGCTTTCCGGAGCAGGCCTCGGCGGATGTATCATGGCATTCGTGAAAAACGGCGCTGTCAACGATTTCCGGATGAAAATCGAAACGCTGTTCTATGCAAAGCACGGTCTGCCGCAGCAGGTTCTGATCTGTACCCCGATATCGGGTTCGGGAATTTTTTCGGCATAA